One Hemitrygon akajei chromosome 11, sHemAka1.3, whole genome shotgun sequence DNA segment encodes these proteins:
- the LOC140735922 gene encoding tubulin beta-4 chain-like isoform X2, which translates to MDSVRCGYIGQLFRPDNFIYGNSGAGNNWAKGHYTEGAELVENVLDVMRHECESCDCLQGFQLIHSLGGGTGSGLGTLIMSKIREEYPDRIMNSFSVMPSPKVSDTVVEPYNATLSIHQLIENTDATFCIDNEALYDICFRTLKLPTPTYGDLNHLVSMTMSGVTTSLRFPGQLNADLRKLAVNMVPFPRLHFFMPGFAPLTSRGSQDYRLLSVPELTQQMFDARNMMAACDPRHGKYLTVAGIFRGKMSTKEVDDQMLAIQTKNSNHFVEWIPNNVKVAVCDIPPKGLKMSSTFIGNNTAIQELFRRISEQFSVMFRRKAFLHWYIGEGMDEMEFTEAECNMNDLVSEYQQYQDATVEAEDAGYEEEEANSAQV; encoded by the exons aTGGATAGTGTCCGGTGTGGCTACATCGGTCAGCTCTTCAGACCAGATAACTTCATCTATG GAAACTCAGGGGCTGGCAACAACTGGGCCAAAGGCCATTACACAGAAGGTGCCGAGCTGGTGGAAAACGTGCTGGATGTCATGAGGCATGAGTGCGAGAGCTGTGACTGCCTCCAAGGCTTCCAGCTTATACACTCACTGGGAGGAGGCACTGGCTCAGGCTTGGGCACTCTCATCATGAGCAAAATCCGAGAGGAATACCCCGATAGAATCATGAACAGCTTCAGCGTGATGCCTTCACCGAAGGTCTCCGACACTGTGGTTGAACCGTACAATGCCACCTTGTCCATCCATCAGCTGATAGAGAACACCGATGCAACCTTCTGCATCGACAATGAGGCTTTGTACGACATTTGTTTCCGGACCTTGAAGCTGCCCACACCAACCTACGGTGACTTGAACCATTTGGTCTCCATGACGATGAGCGGTGTCACCACCTCACTGCGTTTCCCGGGTCAACTCAATGCAGACCTGAGGAAGCTGGCAGTCAATATGGTTCCTTTTCCTCGTCTGCACTTCTTCATGCCTGGTTTTGCCCCACTGACGTCCCGTGGGAGCCAAGACTACCGCTTGCTGAGCGTTCCAGAGCTCACTCAGCAGATGTTCGACGCCAGGAACATGATGGCAGCCTGTGATCCGCGTCACGGAAAGTACCTGACTGTGGCAGGAATCTTCAGAGGCAAGATGTCCACCAAGGAGGTGGATGATCAGATGTTAGCCATCCAAACCAAGAACAGCAATCACTTTGTGGAGTGGATCCCCAATAATGTCAAGGTGGCTGTGTGTGACATTCCACCAAAGGGACTCAAAATGTCTTCCACTTTCATAGGGAATAACACTGCCATCCAGGAGCTCTTCAGGCGCATTAGTGAGCAGTTCTCCGTCATGTTTAGAAGGAAGGCTTTTCTCCACTGGTACATAGGAGAAGGTATGGATGAGATGGAGTTCACAGAAGCCGAATGCAACATGAATGATTTGGTGTCTGAGTACCAACAGTACCAGGATGCTACAGTTGAGGCTGAAGATGCGGGGTATGAAGAGGAAGAAGCCAACTCTGCACAAGTTTGA
- the LOC140735922 gene encoding tubulin beta-4 chain-like isoform X1, with translation MREIVHFQIGQCGNQIGGKFWEVISQEHGINSKGNYEGDSDLQLERVNVYFNEAHGNKYVPRAILVDLEPGTMDSVRCGYIGQLFRPDNFIYGNSGAGNNWAKGHYTEGAELVENVLDVMRHECESCDCLQGFQLIHSLGGGTGSGLGTLIMSKIREEYPDRIMNSFSVMPSPKVSDTVVEPYNATLSIHQLIENTDATFCIDNEALYDICFRTLKLPTPTYGDLNHLVSMTMSGVTTSLRFPGQLNADLRKLAVNMVPFPRLHFFMPGFAPLTSRGSQDYRLLSVPELTQQMFDARNMMAACDPRHGKYLTVAGIFRGKMSTKEVDDQMLAIQTKNSNHFVEWIPNNVKVAVCDIPPKGLKMSSTFIGNNTAIQELFRRISEQFSVMFRRKAFLHWYIGEGMDEMEFTEAECNMNDLVSEYQQYQDATVEAEDAGYEEEEANSAQV, from the exons ATGCGTGAAATAGTGCACTTTCAGATTGGCCAATGTGGTAACCAAATAGGAGGCAAG TTCTGGGAGGTGATTAGTCAAGAGCATGGAATCAACTCCAAAGGCAATTATGAAGGAGATTCAGACCTCCAACTTGAAAGAGTCAATGTGTACTTCAACGAAGCACATG GTAACAAGTATGTGCCGAGGGCAATATTGgtggacttggagcctggaacaaTGGATAGTGTCCGGTGTGGCTACATCGGTCAGCTCTTCAGACCAGATAACTTCATCTATG GAAACTCAGGGGCTGGCAACAACTGGGCCAAAGGCCATTACACAGAAGGTGCCGAGCTGGTGGAAAACGTGCTGGATGTCATGAGGCATGAGTGCGAGAGCTGTGACTGCCTCCAAGGCTTCCAGCTTATACACTCACTGGGAGGAGGCACTGGCTCAGGCTTGGGCACTCTCATCATGAGCAAAATCCGAGAGGAATACCCCGATAGAATCATGAACAGCTTCAGCGTGATGCCTTCACCGAAGGTCTCCGACACTGTGGTTGAACCGTACAATGCCACCTTGTCCATCCATCAGCTGATAGAGAACACCGATGCAACCTTCTGCATCGACAATGAGGCTTTGTACGACATTTGTTTCCGGACCTTGAAGCTGCCCACACCAACCTACGGTGACTTGAACCATTTGGTCTCCATGACGATGAGCGGTGTCACCACCTCACTGCGTTTCCCGGGTCAACTCAATGCAGACCTGAGGAAGCTGGCAGTCAATATGGTTCCTTTTCCTCGTCTGCACTTCTTCATGCCTGGTTTTGCCCCACTGACGTCCCGTGGGAGCCAAGACTACCGCTTGCTGAGCGTTCCAGAGCTCACTCAGCAGATGTTCGACGCCAGGAACATGATGGCAGCCTGTGATCCGCGTCACGGAAAGTACCTGACTGTGGCAGGAATCTTCAGAGGCAAGATGTCCACCAAGGAGGTGGATGATCAGATGTTAGCCATCCAAACCAAGAACAGCAATCACTTTGTGGAGTGGATCCCCAATAATGTCAAGGTGGCTGTGTGTGACATTCCACCAAAGGGACTCAAAATGTCTTCCACTTTCATAGGGAATAACACTGCCATCCAGGAGCTCTTCAGGCGCATTAGTGAGCAGTTCTCCGTCATGTTTAGAAGGAAGGCTTTTCTCCACTGGTACATAGGAGAAGGTATGGATGAGATGGAGTTCACAGAAGCCGAATGCAACATGAATGATTTGGTGTCTGAGTACCAACAGTACCAGGATGCTACAGTTGAGGCTGAAGATGCGGGGTATGAAGAGGAAGAAGCCAACTCTGCACAAGTTTGA